One window from the genome of Deinococcus sp. NW-56 encodes:
- a CDS encoding sensor histidine kinase: MSTGDAQVARPGVLGTVSRLPHLPRRLRVGTRAGTLRAQFTLVIFLLTFLPNLGLTFTLAGEAASSTLALWLTLVAALCGGVGYLLGGVLLRPLRRLEGEVGAGSFAQPHPDDPAEIRALRGAFTGLLGRLATEQERRGAFMATLVHDLRTPLIAAGHLARLLGQGALSAEQRREVAGEVERENARLLALVAQMADAHRFEREEVQLSPSCTDLGTLLAEVARRLSPQAEARGVSLTATGTGQVPADAAVLERAVTNLAANALRYARTRVELRVTPQGLEVRDDGPGLCAPLSELAQPFNAQPATIAGQQYAAGMTGLGLFIARRVAEAHGGSLEYRRDAASPLPTTFCLLLPEVTP, translated from the coding sequence GTGAGCACAGGAGACGCGCAGGTCGCTCGGCCGGGAGTTCTGGGAACCGTGTCCCGGCTCCCGCACCTGCCGCGCCGCCTCCGCGTGGGCACGCGGGCGGGGACCTTGCGGGCACAGTTCACGCTGGTGATCTTCCTGCTGACCTTCCTGCCGAACCTCGGCCTCACCTTCACGCTGGCGGGCGAGGCGGCCTCGTCCACGCTGGCGCTGTGGCTCACCCTGGTCGCGGCGCTGTGTGGCGGGGTCGGCTACCTGCTGGGCGGCGTGCTGCTGCGCCCGCTGCGGCGGCTGGAGGGCGAGGTCGGGGCGGGCAGCTTCGCCCAGCCGCACCCGGACGACCCGGCGGAAATCCGGGCGCTGCGGGGGGCCTTCACCGGGCTGCTGGGACGGCTCGCCACCGAGCAGGAGCGGCGGGGTGCCTTTATGGCGACGCTGGTGCACGACCTGCGGACGCCGCTGATCGCCGCCGGGCACCTCGCACGGCTGCTGGGTCAGGGCGCCCTGAGCGCCGAGCAGCGCCGCGAGGTCGCGGGCGAGGTCGAGCGGGAGAATGCCCGACTGCTCGCCCTGGTCGCCCAGATGGCCGACGCCCACCGTTTCGAGCGCGAGGAGGTGCAGCTCTCGCCCTCGTGCACCGACCTCGGCACCCTGCTCGCGGAGGTGGCCCGGCGGCTCTCGCCCCAGGCGGAGGCGCGGGGCGTGAGCCTCACCGCAACCGGGACGGGCCAGGTCCCCGCCGACGCTGCCGTGCTGGAGCGGGCGGTGACCAACCTCGCGGCCAACGCGCTGCGCTACGCCCGCACCCGTGTCGAACTGCGCGTGACCCCGCAGGGGCTGGAGGTCCGCGACGACGGTCCCGGCCTGTGTGCGCCCCTCTCCGAACTCGCCCAACCCTTCAACGCGCAACCCGCCACCATCGCCGGGCAGCAGTACGCCGCCGGGATGACGGGCCTGGGCCTCTTTATCGCCCGCCGGGTCGCGGAGGCGCACGGCGGCTCGCTGGAGTACCGCCGCGACGCGGCCTCGCCCCTGCCCACCACGTTCTGCCTGCTGTTACCGGAGGTGACCCCTTGA
- a CDS encoding MBL fold metallo-hydrolase: MTHAHEPSPDLNRIRPPAPPVSTFGGTQVLRPDVVRVRLPLVNVFLMGLPGGDWVLLDAGLPGTAGLIRKAADEYHAGRPPVAIVLTHGHFDHIGALHDLLKTWQVPVYAHPLELPHVTGQTPYPFPDPTVGGTTSLLSPAFVPGPFDFRPHVQALPEDGSVPHLPGWRWLHTPGHTSGHVSLWREEDRTLIAGDAFVTTKQESAVGAFALRPTIIHRPPAYYTPNWDEARDSVRRLSALHPWLAVTGHGHPMSGPEMEADLARLARNFDELGRPRRGWYVDHPVPVGVPPVGPDPLKQRVLAALALGALALVLTRRR, translated from the coding sequence ATGACCCACGCGCATGAGCCTTCGCCCGACCTGAACCGCATTCGCCCGCCCGCACCGCCCGTCTCGACCTTCGGGGGCACCCAGGTCCTGCGCCCGGATGTGGTGCGGGTGCGGCTGCCACTGGTCAACGTCTTCCTGATGGGCCTGCCCGGTGGGGACTGGGTCCTGCTCGACGCGGGGCTGCCGGGCACCGCCGGGCTGATCCGCAAGGCCGCCGACGAGTACCACGCGGGCCGTCCGCCGGTCGCCATCGTGCTGACGCACGGACACTTCGACCACATCGGGGCGCTGCACGACCTGCTGAAAACCTGGCAGGTGCCGGTGTACGCGCACCCGCTGGAGTTGCCGCACGTCACCGGGCAGACTCCCTACCCCTTCCCCGACCCCACCGTGGGCGGCACGACTAGCCTGCTCTCGCCCGCCTTCGTGCCCGGCCCCTTCGACTTCCGGCCCCACGTGCAGGCACTTCCGGAAGACGGCAGCGTGCCGCACCTGCCCGGCTGGCGCTGGCTGCATACGCCGGGGCATACCTCCGGGCACGTCTCGCTGTGGCGCGAAGAGGACCGCACCCTGATCGCCGGGGACGCTTTCGTAACCACCAAGCAGGAGTCGGCGGTCGGGGCTTTTGCTCTGCGGCCCACCATCATTCACCGCCCGCCCGCCTACTACACGCCCAACTGGGATGAGGCGCGGGACTCGGTGCGGCGGCTCTCGGCGCTGCATCCCTGGCTGGCTGTTACCGGGCACGGGCACCCCATGTCGGGGCCGGAGATGGAAGCCGACCTCGCGCGGCTGGCCCGCAACTTCGACGAACTGGGGCGCCCCCGCCGGGGCTGGTACGTGGATCATCCGGTGCCCGTGGGCGTGCCCCCGGTCGGCCCCGACCCCCTCAAGCAGCGGGTGCTGGCGGCCCTCGCGCTGGGGGCGCTGGCACTGGTGTTGACCCGGCGCCGCTAG
- the recF gene encoding DNA replication and repair protein RecF (All proteins in this family for which functions are known are DNA-binding proteins that assist the filamentation of RecA onto DNA for the initiation of recombination or recombinational repair.), producing the protein MQLSALSTLNYRNLAPDTLTFPAGVTGVFGENGAGKTNLLEAAYLALTGLTDVTRLEQLVQSGEREAYVRADVQQGGSLSIQEVGLGRGRRQLKVDGVRVRTGDLPRGSAVWIRPEDSELVFGPPAGRRAYLDALLSRLSARYGQQLARYERTVSQRNAALRAGEDWAMHVWDEALVKLGTDIMLFRRRALTRLAELAAEANAALGSRKALTLSLQESTAPETYAADLTGKRAEELARGATVTGPHRDDLVLRLGDFPASEYASRGEGRTVALALRRAELELLAERFGEKPVLLIDDFSAELDPGRRTFLLDLAASVPQAIVTGTERVPGSALTLRAQAGRFTAEGEAVGTGALEVTA; encoded by the coding sequence ATGCAGCTTTCGGCCCTCTCCACCCTGAATTACCGGAACCTCGCGCCGGACACGCTGACCTTTCCGGCCGGGGTCACGGGCGTGTTCGGGGAGAACGGGGCGGGCAAGACCAACCTGCTGGAGGCCGCCTACCTCGCCCTGACCGGGCTGACGGACGTGACGCGGCTGGAGCAGCTCGTGCAGTCGGGCGAGCGCGAGGCCTACGTGCGGGCCGACGTGCAGCAGGGCGGCAGCCTCAGCATTCAGGAGGTCGGGCTGGGGCGCGGGCGGCGGCAGCTCAAGGTGGACGGGGTGCGGGTCAGGACGGGCGACCTGCCGCGCGGGAGTGCGGTGTGGATTCGCCCGGAGGACTCCGAACTCGTCTTCGGTCCCCCGGCGGGGCGACGGGCGTATCTGGACGCGCTGCTCTCGCGCCTCAGCGCCCGCTACGGCCAGCAGCTCGCCCGCTACGAGCGCACCGTCTCGCAGCGCAACGCGGCCCTCCGCGCAGGCGAGGACTGGGCGATGCACGTCTGGGACGAGGCTCTGGTCAAGCTGGGGACCGACATCATGCTCTTTCGCCGCCGGGCGCTGACCCGGCTGGCCGAACTCGCCGCCGAGGCGAACGCCGCACTGGGCAGCCGCAAGGCGCTGACCCTCAGCCTGCAGGAGTCCACCGCGCCCGAAACCTACGCGGCCGACCTCACCGGAAAGCGGGCCGAGGAACTCGCGCGGGGGGCCACCGTGACCGGGCCGCACCGCGACGACCTCGTGCTGCGGCTGGGCGACTTTCCGGCGAGCGAGTACGCCAGCCGGGGCGAAGGGCGCACCGTCGCGCTCGCGCTGCGCCGCGCCGAACTCGAGCTGCTGGCCGAGCGCTTCGGGGAAAAGCCGGTCCTGCTGATTGACGACTTTTCGGCCGAACTGGACCCCGGCCGCCGCACCTTTTTGCTCGACCTTGCCGCCAGCGTGCCGCAGGCCATCGTGACGGGGACCGAGCGGGTGCCCGGCTCGGCGCTGACCCTGCGGGCGCAGGCGGGGCGCTTCACGGCCGAGGGGGAAGCGGTGGGGACGGGAGCGCTGGAGGTGACGGCGTGA
- a CDS encoding response regulator transcription factor: protein MRIVIADDHPLFRMGLKYALLHQGFDVVAEAADGLQALGACRTLEPDAALLDVKMPGLTGIEVCERLRQTHPGVVSVLITTFAEPAIVQAARAAGARGYVSKETDPESLARQLRDIVAHPDVDRLPQVEVPRLTPRESEVLPLLAQGFSNKEIAKNLGVSPDTVKDHLARLYVKLEAGDRTEAVSRARSIGLLQ, encoded by the coding sequence TTGAGAATCGTGATTGCCGACGACCACCCCCTCTTCCGCATGGGCCTGAAATACGCGCTGCTGCACCAGGGCTTTGACGTGGTCGCCGAAGCCGCCGACGGCCTCCAGGCCCTGGGCGCCTGCCGGACCCTGGAACCCGACGCCGCCCTCCTCGACGTGAAGATGCCCGGCCTGACCGGCATCGAGGTCTGCGAGCGCCTGCGCCAGACCCACCCCGGCGTCGTCAGCGTCCTGATCACCACCTTCGCTGAGCCTGCCATCGTGCAAGCGGCGCGGGCGGCGGGGGCACGCGGCTACGTGAGCAAGGAAACCGACCCCGAATCGCTCGCCCGGCAACTGCGCGACATCGTGGCGCACCCCGACGTGGACCGCCTGCCGCAGGTCGAGGTGCCGCGCCTGACCCCCCGCGAGTCGGAGGTGCTGCCGCTCCTCGCCCAGGGCTTTTCCAACAAGGAGATCGCCAAGAACCTCGGCGTCAGCCCCGACACCGTCAAGGACCACCTCGCCCGCCTGTACGTGAAGCTCGAAGCCGGGGACCGCACCGAGGCGGTCAGCCGGGCGCGGAGCATCGGGCTGCTTCAGTAG
- a CDS encoding class I SAM-dependent methyltransferase: MTRKPKSKVRLSRPARPPAEVSPQAEAGSYFDVRPAALPPRLDGLRALTKPGVRGFPGVDDAQALLAQTMRRDRVRGDVLDLAAGGGLLGSLPGVTLRAVEGAAPALAALREAGIDAHPAVPGDNLREQWPERPRTVALVLAGDRGNAYALAQVAWAHACTPPGGTLYLAGDRDKGYDRYVRAAGNAFGSGETIARDGGMRVARMVRRPGPTPAFPDPEGYELEGLRVVGLPGVFSAARPDKATVLLLEALGDVQFTGQRVLDLGCGTGLIGAWAARRGGAVTLVDGDLQSVRSAQATLAANGLPGEVLHSDVDAALGERTFDVVLTNPPFHVGRGVVLDVAREFIAAAGRRLVPGGTLYLVANEPLPYEAAMGTLGPVRELRREGGFKVLAVTRAG; the protein is encoded by the coding sequence GTGACCCGCAAGCCCAAGTCCAAAGTCCGCCTCTCCCGCCCGGCCCGGCCTCCCGCCGAGGTGTCCCCGCAAGCCGAGGCCGGGAGCTATTTCGACGTGCGGCCCGCCGCGCTGCCCCCCCGGCTCGACGGCCTGCGCGCCCTGACCAAACCCGGCGTGCGCGGGTTTCCGGGGGTGGACGACGCGCAGGCACTCCTCGCGCAGACGATGCGCAGGGACCGGGTGCGCGGCGACGTGCTGGACCTCGCGGCTGGGGGCGGGCTGCTGGGGTCGTTGCCCGGCGTGACCCTGCGGGCGGTGGAGGGGGCGGCCCCGGCCTTGGCGGCGCTGCGGGAGGCCGGAATAGACGCCCATCCCGCCGTCCCCGGTGACAACCTGCGGGAGCAGTGGCCCGAGCGCCCGCGCACGGTGGCCCTGGTGCTGGCCGGGGACCGGGGCAACGCCTACGCGCTCGCGCAGGTCGCGTGGGCGCACGCCTGCACGCCGCCCGGCGGGACCCTCTACCTCGCTGGGGACCGTGACAAGGGCTATGACCGCTATGTCCGCGCGGCCGGAAACGCCTTCGGCAGCGGTGAGACGATCGCCCGCGACGGCGGCATGCGGGTGGCCCGGATGGTGCGCCGCCCCGGTCCCACGCCCGCCTTCCCCGACCCGGAAGGTTACGAGCTGGAGGGCCTGCGCGTCGTCGGCCTGCCGGGTGTCTTCAGCGCCGCGAGGCCCGACAAGGCGACCGTCCTGCTGCTCGAGGCGCTGGGGGACGTGCAGTTCACCGGCCAGCGCGTGCTGGACCTGGGCTGCGGGACCGGCCTGATCGGCGCGTGGGCGGCGCGGCGCGGGGGGGCCGTCACGCTGGTGGACGGCGACCTCCAGAGCGTGCGGAGTGCTCAGGCCACCCTCGCCGCGAACGGGCTGCCCGGCGAGGTGCTGCACAGCGACGTGGACGCGGCGCTGGGGGAGCGTACCTTCGACGTGGTCCTCACCAACCCGCCCTTCCATGTGGGACGCGGGGTCGTGCTGGACGTGGCCCGCGAGTTCATTGCGGCGGCGGGGCGGCGGCTCGTCCCCGGCGGCACCCTCTACCTCGTCGCCAACGAGCCGCTGCCCTATGAGGCCGCGATGGGCACCCTCGGCCCGGTGCGCGAGCTGCGGCGCGAGGGAGGCTTCAAGGTGCTGGCGGTGACGCGGGCGGGGTGA
- the lepA gene encoding translation elongation factor 4, which yields MTEGPTANIRNFSIIAHVDHGKSTLADRILERLGAMGERDKRDQTLDTLELERERGITIKSTPIRLTYRRESGEEYVFNLIDTPGHVDFNYEVSRSLAACEGVLLLVDASQGVEAQTIVNAYLAIDNNLEIVPVVNKIDLPAADPEGAARELEEVIGIPADDAVFASGKAGIGIPEILEAIVERIPPPPGDPAAPLKALIFDSFYDAYQGVILFVRVLEGTLTPKQPIMLFSTGKTFEVDKVGTFSPGLVVGDSLPAGTVGWVAAGIKDIHDAQVGDTLTQKDRPTPEPFPGFKPAQPVVFSGLYPTSTEEYRKLRDALEKLKLNDAAFTFEPETSEALGFGFRCGFLGLLHAEIVQERLEREFDLDLIATAPAVVYRVTLTNGEVFETQNPAEFPTRDRIKQVEEPYIKLSIMLPEDYVGPVMQLLQERRGSMITMNYVGKRVELLYEVPFAEILYDFHDRLKSISRGYASMDYEQIGYREGELRKVDIMVNNEVVDALAVIVHEDKAYSLGRKIVDKMAEVIPRQMFPVPVQATIGGKIIARATVKAYRKDVLAKCYGGDISRKKKLLEKQKKGRARMKQIGTVEVPQEAFLAVLSTEE from the coding sequence GTGACCGAAGGGCCGACCGCCAATATCCGTAATTTTTCCATCATCGCCCACGTGGACCACGGCAAGTCCACGCTGGCCGACCGCATTCTGGAACGGCTCGGCGCGATGGGCGAGCGCGACAAGCGCGACCAGACCCTCGATACGCTGGAGCTGGAGCGCGAACGCGGCATCACCATCAAGTCGACGCCGATCCGCCTGACCTACCGCCGCGAGAGCGGTGAGGAGTACGTCTTCAACCTGATCGACACGCCGGGGCACGTGGACTTCAACTACGAGGTGTCGCGCTCGCTCGCCGCCTGCGAGGGCGTGCTGCTGCTCGTGGACGCCTCGCAGGGGGTGGAGGCGCAGACCATCGTCAACGCCTACCTCGCCATCGACAACAACCTCGAGATCGTCCCGGTGGTCAACAAGATCGACCTGCCCGCCGCCGATCCGGAGGGGGCCGCCCGCGAGCTGGAGGAGGTCATCGGCATTCCCGCCGACGACGCCGTGTTCGCCTCCGGCAAGGCGGGCATCGGCATTCCGGAGATTCTGGAAGCCATCGTCGAGCGCATTCCGCCGCCGCCCGGCGACCCGGCGGCACCGCTCAAGGCCCTGATCTTCGACTCCTTCTACGACGCCTACCAGGGCGTGATCCTGTTCGTGCGGGTGCTGGAGGGGACGCTGACGCCGAAGCAGCCCATCATGCTGTTCTCGACGGGCAAGACCTTCGAGGTGGACAAGGTGGGCACCTTCTCGCCGGGCCTCGTGGTGGGCGACTCGCTTCCGGCGGGCACGGTGGGCTGGGTCGCGGCGGGGATCAAGGACATCCACGACGCACAGGTGGGCGACACCCTGACGCAAAAGGACCGCCCCACCCCCGAACCGTTCCCCGGCTTCAAGCCCGCGCAGCCGGTGGTGTTCTCGGGCCTCTACCCCACCTCCACCGAGGAGTACCGCAAGCTGCGCGACGCGCTCGAAAAGCTCAAGCTCAACGACGCGGCCTTTACCTTCGAGCCCGAAACGTCGGAGGCGCTGGGCTTCGGCTTCCGCTGCGGCTTCCTGGGCCTGCTGCACGCCGAGATCGTGCAGGAGCGGCTGGAGCGCGAATTCGACCTCGACCTGATCGCCACCGCGCCCGCCGTGGTGTACCGGGTCACGCTGACCAACGGCGAAGTTTTTGAGACCCAGAACCCCGCCGAGTTCCCCACCCGCGACCGCATCAAGCAGGTCGAGGAGCCGTATATCAAGCTCTCGATCATGCTGCCCGAGGACTACGTGGGGCCGGTGATGCAGCTCCTGCAAGAACGCCGGGGCTCCATGATCACGATGAACTACGTGGGCAAGCGGGTCGAGCTGCTGTACGAGGTGCCCTTCGCGGAAATCCTCTACGACTTCCACGACCGCCTGAAGTCCATCTCGCGCGGGTACGCCTCGATGGACTACGAGCAGATCGGCTACCGCGAGGGCGAGCTGCGTAAGGTCGACATCATGGTGAACAACGAGGTCGTGGACGCCCTCGCCGTGATCGTCCACGAGGACAAGGCCTACTCGCTGGGCCGCAAGATCGTGGACAAGATGGCCGAGGTGATCCCCCGGCAGATGTTCCCGGTCCCCGTGCAGGCCACCATCGGCGGCAAGATCATCGCCCGCGCGACCGTGAAGGCCTACCGCAAGGACGTGCTTGCCAAGTGCTACGGCGGCGACATCTCCCGCAAGAAGAAGCTGCTCGAAAAGCAGAAGAAGGGCCGCGCCCGCATGAAGCAGATCGGCACGGTGGAGGTCCCGCAAGAGGCGTTCCTGGCGGTGCTGAGTACCGAGGAGTAA
- a CDS encoding ribonuclease HII → MPSVTPDWSFEREHWRRGYFRVAGVDEAGRGAWAGPVTVAAVILPGLAQDYPFRDSKQLSAAQRERFAAEVRRLAAAWAVEHAWPEEIERLNILGATHAAAARALARLDPAPQALVTDYLRLRTPLPLLAPPKADALSYSVAAASLLAKTERDRVMVELDAQHPGYGFAGHKGYGAPAHRAALERLGVSPVHRRGYAPVARLLQAGLFTD, encoded by the coding sequence ATGCCCTCCGTCACCCCCGACTGGTCTTTCGAGCGCGAGCACTGGCGGCGCGGCTATTTCCGGGTCGCGGGGGTGGACGAGGCGGGCCGGGGCGCGTGGGCTGGACCGGTGACGGTGGCGGCCGTCATCCTGCCGGGACTGGCACAGGACTACCCCTTTCGGGACTCCAAGCAGCTTTCCGCGGCCCAACGGGAGAGGTTCGCGGCGGAGGTCCGGCGGTTGGCCGCAGCCTGGGCGGTCGAGCACGCCTGGCCCGAGGAGATTGAGCGGCTGAACATTCTGGGGGCCACCCACGCGGCGGCGGCGCGGGCGCTCGCGCGGCTGGACCCGGCGCCGCAGGCCCTGGTGACCGATTACCTCCGCCTCCGCACCCCCCTCCCGCTGCTGGCGCCCCCGAAGGCCGACGCCCTGAGCTACTCAGTCGCCGCCGCCAGCCTGCTCGCCAAGACCGAGCGCGACCGGGTAATGGTCGAACTTGACGCCCAGCATCCCGGCTACGGCTTCGCAGGCCACAAGGGCTACGGCGCTCCCGCCCACCGCGCAGCGCTGGAGCGGCTGGGGGTCAGCCCGGTCCATCGGCGGGGGTACGCGCCGGTCGCCCGGCTGCTTCAGGCGGGCCTGTTCACCGACTGA
- a CDS encoding DUF721 domain-containing protein, with amino-acid sequence MGATLGSARIAKGVQKARAILAWPQAVGPEIARLTRPRSQQGGTLFVEVRDSTTAHHLTLQRHHFLRRLNEVLGEERVTEIRFSVGTVPPPPDVPRQAPLPAPDRERARALVQDVQGDLRGVALKAAEAITRARKWREEQGWRPCPVCGEASREQPCRACELTLEDPNVRRAARTLTRHPERLAALPAVLGNSGADAARFLALASLREALELLALECVRGGGEAGYRDFLAEQAELFVALTRRAPRRPLTRVDRATLPERVRTVLEAGR; translated from the coding sequence ATGGGGGCGACGCTGGGCAGCGCCCGGATCGCCAAGGGGGTGCAAAAGGCGCGGGCGATCCTGGCCTGGCCGCAGGCGGTGGGGCCGGAGATCGCGCGGCTCACCCGACCCCGCTCGCAGCAGGGGGGCACCCTGTTCGTGGAGGTGCGCGACTCCACGACCGCGCATCACCTCACGTTGCAGCGCCACCACTTCCTGCGGCGGCTCAACGAGGTGCTGGGCGAGGAGCGGGTCACCGAGATTCGGTTCAGCGTCGGAACGGTGCCGCCGCCCCCAGACGTGCCCCGGCAGGCCCCCCTCCCCGCCCCGGACCGCGAGCGGGCGCGGGCGCTCGTGCAGGACGTGCAGGGGGACCTCAGGGGCGTGGCCCTGAAGGCTGCCGAGGCGATCACGCGGGCGCGGAAGTGGCGCGAGGAACAGGGCTGGCGGCCCTGCCCGGTGTGCGGCGAGGCCAGCCGTGAGCAGCCTTGCCGGGCGTGCGAACTGACCCTGGAAGACCCCAACGTGCGCCGAGCGGCCCGTACCCTGACCCGGCACCCCGAGCGGCTGGCTGCCCTGCCCGCCGTGCTGGGGAACAGTGGAGCGGACGCGGCCCGGTTCCTGGCGCTGGCCTCGCTGCGGGAGGCGCTGGAGCTGCTGGCGCTGGAATGCGTGCGCGGCGGCGGGGAGGCCGGGTACCGCGACTTTCTGGCGGAACAGGCGGAACTGTTCGTCGCCCTGACGCGCCGCGCCCCCCGCCGCCCCCTGACCCGCGTGGACCGCGCCACGTTGCCCGAGCGGGTGCGGACGGTGCTGGAAGCGGGGCGCTAG
- a CDS encoding GNAT family N-acetyltransferase produces the protein MTPPFRTPHALGYRTDLALRRLAGAQVEDRGDFTVVRTPDNPTFWWGNFLLLHAPPAPGSLERWLARFREAHPTARHVTFGLDTVGGEAGAAEEFGAAGFRLTRDTVLTAPATTAPDRPLPSGVTLRLLENDADWDAALELRVAVNAADPHPLEAEGYRTFAAGRLAGLRRAQEAGHGACLGAFVDGQMVSGLGVYDAGGGVTRYQNVETHPAQRSRGLAGHLVHFAGEWARHHLGARTLVIVADPEYHAQRLYERVGFRPSELQTGLERPPAEG, from the coding sequence ATGACGCCTCCCTTCCGCACGCCCCACGCACTGGGCTACCGCACCGACCTCGCCCTGAGGCGGCTGGCCGGAGCCCAGGTCGAGGACCGGGGCGACTTCACCGTGGTTCGTACGCCGGACAATCCCACCTTCTGGTGGGGCAATTTTCTGCTGCTGCACGCGCCGCCCGCGCCCGGCAGCCTGGAGCGGTGGCTGGCCCGCTTCCGCGAGGCGCACCCCACGGCCCGGCACGTCACCTTCGGGCTGGACACCGTCGGCGGGGAGGCGGGCGCGGCCGAGGAGTTCGGGGCCGCCGGGTTCCGCCTCACGCGCGACACGGTGCTCACGGCCCCGGCGACCACCGCGCCGGATCGTCCCCTGCCCAGCGGCGTGACCCTACGCCTTTTGGAAAACGACGCCGACTGGGACGCGGCGCTGGAGTTGCGCGTCGCCGTGAACGCCGCCGACCCGCACCCGCTGGAGGCGGAGGGCTACCGCACCTTTGCCGCCGGGCGCCTCGCGGGGCTGCGCCGGGCACAGGAGGCGGGGCACGGAGCCTGCCTGGGGGCCTTCGTGGACGGACAGATGGTGTCGGGCCTGGGCGTGTACGACGCGGGCGGAGGAGTCACCCGCTACCAGAATGTGGAAACCCACCCGGCGCAGCGGTCGCGCGGCCTGGCGGGTCACCTCGTTCACTTCGCGGGCGAGTGGGCGCGGCACCACCTCGGGGCGCGGACCCTGGTGATCGTCGCCGACCCCGAGTACCACGCCCAGCGGCTCTACGAACGCGTGGGGTTCCGCCCCAGCGAGTTGCAGACCGGGTTGGAACGGCCTCCCGCGGAGGGCTAG
- a CDS encoding M28 family metallopeptidase, with protein sequence MPRRALPTRPARPPRQWALPLLAALGLAGGVYLGTRPQNPPLQEGAQARTVAADWAEVRAFGPRPVGEPGHARALDWLEEQLEALGYRVTRQPVTLERPFDRGGTLTVGGLRVPAHALYGAGGGEQSGRLVPLPGGLSHEQMEARGLRGQIALLRCQDWEDTGLSRGEIVGRATQAGALGLVLVQDCEVTRLERISGTPLPLVWVSAADGRKVWARAGDEAELVSKVERREVTGANLIAARVEAKPEIVLGAHLDSVNASPGANDNASGVLAVLEAARRAAGTPLAGQVWLVLFDGEEDGLHGSRTFVDAHRFPLRQTRAMINLDMVGVGAEPLGLAAHAELRPIAQLVRPGVRLFEDSPPERESFGRSSGVTGSSDHVPFIGWGVRTAFIHRGLDGGYHAPADRTLSPALVTDAAAFALALARKTLDTPWTPREPCEGFSSDGC encoded by the coding sequence ATGCCCCGCCGTGCCCTCCCCACCCGCCCGGCCCGCCCGCCGCGACAGTGGGCGCTGCCCCTGCTGGCCGCCCTGGGTCTGGCGGGCGGCGTGTACCTGGGCACCCGTCCGCAGAATCCGCCCCTGCAGGAGGGGGCGCAGGCCCGCACCGTGGCGGCGGACTGGGCCGAGGTGCGGGCGTTCGGCCCCCGTCCGGTGGGCGAGCCGGGGCACGCGCGGGCGCTGGACTGGCTGGAGGAACAGTTGGAGGCGCTGGGCTACCGGGTCACCCGCCAGCCCGTCACGCTGGAGCGGCCCTTCGACCGGGGGGGCACGCTGACGGTGGGGGGCCTGCGCGTGCCCGCCCACGCCCTCTACGGCGCCGGGGGCGGCGAGCAGTCGGGGCGGCTGGTGCCCCTGCCGGGCGGCCTCTCCCACGAGCAGATGGAGGCGCGGGGCCTGCGCGGCCAGATCGCGCTGCTGCGCTGCCAGGACTGGGAGGACACCGGGCTGTCCCGCGGCGAGATCGTGGGCCGGGCGACCCAGGCGGGGGCGCTGGGGCTGGTCCTCGTGCAGGACTGCGAGGTCACGCGGCTGGAGCGCATCTCGGGCACCCCGCTGCCGCTGGTGTGGGTCAGCGCGGCGGACGGCCGCAAAGTCTGGGCGCGGGCAGGCGATGAGGCGGAGCTGGTCTCGAAGGTGGAACGGCGCGAGGTCACGGGGGCCAACCTGATCGCGGCGCGGGTGGAGGCGAAGCCCGAGATCGTGCTCGGGGCGCACCTCGACAGCGTGAACGCCTCGCCGGGCGCCAACGACAACGCGAGCGGCGTGCTGGCCGTGCTGGAGGCGGCGCGGCGGGCAGCAGGCACCCCGCTGGCCGGGCAGGTCTGGCTCGTCCTCTTCGACGGGGAGGAGGACGGCCTGCACGGCAGCCGCACCTTTGTGGACGCGCACCGCTTCCCACTGCGGCAGACCCGCGCGATGATCAACCTCGACATGGTGGGCGTGGGAGCCGAGCCGCTGGGATTGGCCGCGCACGCCGAGCTGCGGCCCATCGCGCAGCTGGTGCGCCCCGGCGTGCGGCTGTTCGAGGACAGCCCGCCCGAGCGCGAGTCCTTCGGCCGGTCCTCTGGCGTGACGGGAAGCAGCGACCACGTGCCGTTTATCGGCTGGGGCGTGCGGACCGCCTTCATTCACCGGGGGCTGGACGGGGGCTACCACGCGCCCGCCGACCGGACCCTCTCGCCCGCGCTGGTGACGGACGCGGCGGCCTTCGCGCTGGCCCTGGCCCGCAAGACGCTGGACACGCCCTGGACCCCGCGGGAACCATGCGAGGGCTTCAGCAGCGACGGCTGTTAG